From the genome of Prevotella herbatica, one region includes:
- a CDS encoding SGNH/GDSL hydrolase family protein produces MKKIFGLLLLMFSLVNIQQSNAQENKWTGSWATAPEFTGKGDMPANSLSGCSVRNIIHISFAGSPIRLKLSNEFSSQPVEINSVFIANALGDSWQTDVKTSRCLNFSGKKKVTIPAGKTVWSDPIKYNLKSGQRLAITVCYGAQTPENATSHRGSRTTSYIIKGMANAKSDFDNSEKVEHWYNISAIDVMADNVPVVAVLGNSITDGRGTTTNKQNRWTDFMSNSLNAENPYGVLNLGIGGNCVLRGGISQPALQRFDRDILSQNGVTKLIIFEGTNDIGCSNGNSEQIAVELIEAYKTLAAKAKAKGIKVYGGTITPFKGNGWYSLFHEAARQTVNEWIRKSKDFDGIVDFDQLVRDPSDVHKLRSEYSSDWLHLNPSGYEVMGRYAAEIIKGK; encoded by the coding sequence ATGAAAAAAATATTTGGTTTATTGTTGTTGATGTTTTCTCTTGTGAATATTCAGCAATCTAATGCACAAGAAAATAAATGGACAGGCTCTTGGGCAACAGCGCCTGAGTTTACAGGAAAGGGTGATATGCCTGCAAACAGTCTTTCGGGGTGTTCTGTCCGAAATATTATACACATATCTTTTGCAGGTTCGCCAATAAGACTAAAACTGTCTAATGAGTTCAGTTCACAACCTGTTGAGATAAATTCTGTATTTATAGCTAATGCTCTTGGCGATAGTTGGCAAACTGATGTTAAAACGTCTCGTTGCTTAAACTTCTCTGGAAAGAAGAAAGTTACTATTCCTGCAGGAAAAACAGTCTGGTCTGATCCTATAAAATATAATCTAAAATCAGGACAGCGTTTAGCTATAACTGTATGTTATGGTGCCCAAACACCAGAAAATGCTACGTCGCATCGCGGTTCACGTACAACATCTTATATTATAAAAGGAATGGCTAATGCAAAGTCTGATTTCGATAATTCTGAAAAAGTAGAACATTGGTATAATATTTCTGCAATAGATGTCATGGCTGATAATGTTCCTGTTGTCGCTGTTTTGGGCAATTCAATTACTGATGGTCGTGGGACAACAACAAACAAGCAGAACAGATGGACGGATTTTATGTCGAATTCCTTGAATGCCGAAAATCCTTATGGAGTTCTTAATCTTGGCATCGGGGGTAACTGCGTACTGCGTGGTGGCATAAGCCAGCCTGCATTGCAGAGATTCGACAGGGATATACTTTCTCAGAATGGTGTCACTAAACTTATAATCTTTGAGGGAACTAATGATATCGGATGCAGTAACGGAAATAGTGAACAAATTGCGGTAGAACTTATTGAGGCTTATAAGACACTCGCAGCAAAAGCAAAGGCGAAAGGTATAAAAGTATATGGTGGAACGATAACACCGTTCAAGGGAAATGGATGGTATAGCCTTTTTCACGAAGCGGCTAGACAGACGGTTAATGAATGGATAAGAAAGAGTAAAGACTTCGATGGAATCGTTGATTTTGATCAATTGGTGCGTGATCCATCAGACGTTCACAAGCTGCGCTCAGAATATTCTTCAGACTGGTTGCATCTTAATCCTTCAGGGTATGAGGTCATGGGGCGTTATGCTG
- a CDS encoding alpha-glucuronidase: MKKTILLFIFFAICSTITAEDGHNLWLRYETLNKAHVIAPQGGKTMQIAIEELKKYWNGKDIKLVIDKRLKNDDGFIYDADSICSHSEIGLLYGVYEALRTQQLSTNSNAGGYSAPKYSRRILNHWDNLDGSIERGYAGKSIFFSSKLKGYDWEKRIMEYARANASIGINGSVLNNVNASPKILTKEYLDSIKNIADIIRPYGIKVYLSVNFGSPMALGYTKTADPLDVTVRNWWINKVNEIYSLIPDFGGFLVKANSEGQPGPFDYGRTHADGANMLADALAPHKGIVMWRSFVYGAKHKGEDRVKQALNEFKDLDGKFRNNVILQSKNGPLDFQPREPYAPIFDNMKHTKQMAEFQITQEYTGQSKHLVYLATMWKEFFSFVSPDCLVGIAGVSNIGDDTNWCGHPFSQANWYAFGRLAWDPSLSADLIAHEWIQQTFGQNINEYAIGDMMLTSREACVDYMMPLGLHHLFAFDHHYGPQPDGYKAEYPIEWCPVYYHKADKNGIGFDRSSKGTNAVSQYREPYRSMFDNLQTCPDEYLLWFHHVPWDYKLRNGDTLWDELCGLYYRGIEQVVSFQKIWQDAQPYVDEERWSKVNVLLQVQLDNAKEWRNYTLGYFQTFSKQPIKYDFTGVSFMPISVSSKLRQ, translated from the coding sequence ATGAAGAAAACTATACTGTTATTTATATTCTTTGCGATTTGCTCCACGATAACCGCAGAAGACGGGCATAATCTATGGTTGAGATACGAGACTCTAAACAAAGCTCATGTAATTGCACCGCAAGGTGGAAAAACTATGCAGATTGCCATTGAGGAATTAAAGAAATATTGGAATGGCAAAGACATAAAACTCGTAATTGACAAACGTTTAAAAAATGATGACGGATTCATTTATGATGCAGATTCCATTTGTTCTCATTCTGAAATCGGACTGCTATATGGTGTTTACGAAGCTCTAAGGACACAACAACTTAGCACAAACAGTAACGCTGGAGGATATTCTGCTCCAAAATATTCACGACGGATTCTCAATCATTGGGATAATCTTGACGGAAGTATAGAGCGTGGTTATGCCGGAAAAAGTATTTTCTTCTCTTCAAAACTAAAAGGCTATGACTGGGAGAAACGTATTATGGAATATGCACGAGCAAATGCTTCTATTGGAATAAACGGTAGTGTGCTAAACAACGTGAATGCTTCTCCCAAGATTTTGACAAAAGAATATCTTGATAGTATAAAAAATATAGCTGATATAATAAGACCTTACGGGATAAAAGTTTATCTATCTGTGAATTTCGGTTCACCAATGGCCTTGGGATATACAAAAACAGCAGATCCACTCGATGTAACCGTTAGAAATTGGTGGATAAATAAAGTAAACGAGATATATTCTTTAATTCCAGACTTCGGTGGATTTCTTGTAAAAGCAAATTCAGAAGGACAACCAGGACCATTTGATTACGGACGTACTCATGCTGACGGTGCGAATATGCTTGCTGATGCACTGGCCCCTCACAAAGGAATCGTCATGTGGCGAAGTTTTGTATATGGCGCAAAGCACAAAGGCGAAGACCGAGTGAAACAAGCTCTTAATGAATTCAAAGATCTTGACGGCAAATTCCGTAACAATGTAATACTCCAAAGCAAGAACGGACCACTTGATTTTCAACCACGTGAACCCTATGCTCCGATCTTCGACAACATGAAGCATACAAAACAAATGGCAGAGTTCCAGATTACACAAGAATATACAGGACAAAGCAAGCATCTGGTATATCTCGCAACAATGTGGAAAGAATTTTTCAGCTTTGTATCTCCAGACTGCCTTGTTGGTATAGCAGGTGTGAGTAATATAGGGGATGATACTAATTGGTGTGGACATCCTTTTTCACAAGCTAACTGGTATGCCTTTGGTAGACTTGCATGGGATCCATCTCTTTCTGCCGATTTAATCGCTCATGAATGGATTCAACAAACATTTGGGCAGAATATTAATGAGTATGCTATAGGAGACATGATGCTAACAAGCCGTGAAGCATGCGTTGACTATATGATGCCACTAGGTCTCCACCATTTATTTGCATTCGACCACCATTACGGACCACAGCCAGACGGATACAAAGCAGAATATCCAATAGAATGGTGCCCAGTGTATTATCATAAGGCAGACAAAAATGGTATAGGATTTGATAGATCCTCAAAAGGCACTAATGCTGTATCACAATACAGAGAACCATACCGAAGTATGTTCGACAATCTACAGACTTGTCCAGATGAATACTTACTATGGTTTCATCATGTTCCATGGGATTACAAATTAAGAAATGGAGACACATTATGGGATGAACTATGTGGACTCTATTATAGAGGTATAGAACAAGTTGTGTCGTTTCAAAAGATTTGGCAAGATGCTCAACCGTATGTTGATGAAGAACGTTGGTCAAAAGTAAACGTGTTGCTCCAAGTGCAATTAGACAATGCTAAGGAATGGCGTAACTACACATTGGGATACTTTCAAACTTTCTCAAAACAACCAATAAAGTACGATTTCACCGGTGTTAGCTTTATGCCAATATCAGTTAGCAGCAAGTTAAGACAATAA
- a CDS encoding hybrid sensor histidine kinase/response regulator transcription factor: protein MKRIHYIITFFGLLITIIVMADSSRLYTSEKLSSSLINCVTQDKYGFMWIGTEYGLSKFDGYKFTNYLHNSKDTTSIADNIISSFLVDKKGRLWIGCAKGLMRYNSTNDNFIQYHFPDGRKPRIYDMIESRNGDILMGTAGFGLYSIKRGTDKIKYEKQYSTRDSNMFYTHIFEDSHGYIWQGSHLSRFTRFSKYKGKIKVTNFDSPCGAPVNFYQDWKNSMMIVCMFGIVNYDYTTGKITDAGYNFGPYKGNITINCSKFDKNGNLYIGTSECGVLMAPAGSRTFKAFENNNSSKFDLSTSWVNAIYEDKSQNIWIGCYKKGLFLINNQKMAFNSWSFSDQNYSIGSSVSSLAPGNDGSILCTVQNSGVYKFDNAGKIVSHPKSPAGTSIIYQDKWGRYWVGTGNALYSYNPETGNYKQEMKFASAGIYCITDDGMGKLYISVYSKGLYIYDSKTHKVKILDMSMTSPHGMLCNDWIRSLRFDRQGLLWIGTSNGVACLNTQSYTFDNYGWNCILRNSQANCLCEDDWGNMIIGTDEGLYIYYRGLKKLAPFPHSSVLRNKQICGIVKDSHNNIWVSTTMGIWQYDHHTETFIAHINGNGLRSREYTLGAVMQSKDGRIGFGNTDGITTFYPDNVISDITEMGDVHLTNFIIYGKHMDYTKNEYTVPYSENTFTLEFSLLNYKNAEDVSYQYRINRGEWYSTDEGINSIPFNKLNPGNYQIEVRASCNGIVSKGTKVIDITVESPWYATTLAYIIYAALIIILIYFIFRYYERRRIADLEEQKMRFLIDATHDIRSPLTLIMSPLEKLKRKITDIDSLGEINIIDRNAQRLLLLVNQILDERKIDKNQMQLHCDETDLVEFTRSIIALYSYNAKERNINISLEASQKKINVWIDRINFDKIINNLMSNAIKYTFDNGTIDVLITCDSSKATLKITDSGIGIKNEDAGKLFDRFYQGKNTKGFHIAGTGIGLNLCKALVNMHGGNIKAYNRCDGQKGTCMEINIPLGNAHLKPEEIEPTGKDNINEIASQTHKKSANKDFRILIVDDDHEIATYIINELGGWYKFDYASNGREGLSKLLSSEFNLVISDVMMPEMDGITMLKKIKGNSKISDIPVILLTSKSNVDNRLEGLKRGADAFLAKPFSMEELHILIDNLVDNVRRLKGKFSGALEQEDKMAKIEVKGNNAILMDKVMKCINENISDPDFNVEKLVESVGMSRAQLHRKLKEITGVSTGEFIRNLRLEQAAQLIIQGEINISQVAYAVGFNNQTHFSTVFKKHFGVAPSEYFETKHKE, encoded by the coding sequence ATGAAACGCATACACTACATTATTACATTCTTTGGTCTGTTGATAACGATAATCGTTATGGCAGATAGCAGCAGACTCTATACATCAGAAAAATTGTCAAGTAGTCTCATAAACTGTGTGACCCAAGACAAATACGGTTTTATGTGGATTGGTACCGAATATGGACTAAGCAAGTTTGACGGTTACAAATTCACTAATTATCTGCATAACAGCAAAGATACCACATCAATAGCAGATAACATTATATCATCTTTCCTCGTAGACAAAAAAGGAAGGTTGTGGATTGGATGTGCAAAGGGGCTTATGCGCTATAATTCTACTAACGATAACTTTATACAGTACCATTTCCCAGATGGAAGGAAACCGAGAATTTACGACATGATAGAAAGTAGAAACGGTGACATTCTTATGGGTACTGCAGGATTCGGACTATACTCTATTAAAAGAGGTACTGACAAGATAAAATATGAGAAGCAATATTCCACAAGAGATTCTAATATGTTCTACACACACATATTTGAAGACAGCCACGGATATATTTGGCAAGGAAGTCATTTAAGTCGATTTACACGTTTCAGTAAATATAAAGGAAAAATAAAAGTCACTAATTTTGATTCACCATGTGGGGCTCCTGTAAATTTCTACCAAGACTGGAAGAACTCTATGATGATTGTATGCATGTTTGGAATTGTAAACTATGACTACACAACTGGCAAGATAACAGATGCTGGATATAATTTCGGACCTTATAAGGGAAACATCACTATAAACTGTTCAAAATTCGATAAAAACGGCAATCTTTATATTGGAACATCAGAATGTGGAGTACTAATGGCTCCTGCAGGAAGTAGAACATTTAAAGCATTTGAAAACAATAACAGCAGTAAGTTCGACCTTAGCACGTCATGGGTGAATGCCATTTATGAAGACAAGAGCCAAAATATATGGATTGGTTGTTATAAAAAAGGATTATTTCTAATTAACAATCAGAAAATGGCTTTTAATAGTTGGAGTTTCTCTGATCAAAATTATTCAATTGGAAGCAGTGTTTCTTCACTCGCTCCCGGAAACGACGGAAGTATTCTGTGTACGGTTCAAAACAGCGGAGTTTATAAATTTGATAATGCAGGCAAGATTGTCAGTCACCCCAAATCTCCAGCAGGAACAAGCATAATCTATCAGGACAAATGGGGACGATACTGGGTTGGTACAGGAAACGCACTATATAGTTATAATCCAGAAACAGGAAACTATAAACAAGAAATGAAATTTGCCAGTGCAGGAATATACTGCATTACAGACGATGGAATGGGCAAATTATACATATCTGTATATAGTAAGGGGCTATACATTTATGATAGCAAGACACATAAAGTTAAGATTCTTGACATGAGTATGACGTCTCCTCACGGGATGTTATGCAACGACTGGATTAGATCCTTAAGATTCGATCGTCAAGGGCTTCTGTGGATTGGCACTTCAAATGGCGTAGCGTGCCTTAACACCCAATCATACACCTTCGACAATTACGGTTGGAATTGCATATTGCGCAATTCGCAAGCTAACTGTTTATGCGAAGACGATTGGGGCAATATGATAATAGGAACCGATGAAGGATTATACATATATTATCGTGGTTTAAAGAAACTAGCACCATTTCCACATTCATCAGTACTTAGAAACAAACAAATATGCGGTATAGTAAAAGATTCGCACAATAATATTTGGGTAAGCACAACAATGGGTATATGGCAATATGACCACCATACAGAGACTTTCATTGCACATATCAATGGAAACGGCCTTCGCTCTCGTGAATATACATTAGGTGCTGTAATGCAATCTAAAGATGGACGCATTGGATTTGGAAACACCGATGGAATCACAACTTTTTATCCAGATAACGTAATTAGTGACATTACAGAAATGGGAGATGTACATCTTACAAATTTCATCATTTATGGCAAACATATGGACTATACCAAGAACGAGTATACAGTTCCATATTCAGAAAACACTTTTACTCTTGAATTCTCGCTATTAAACTATAAAAATGCAGAAGATGTCTCCTATCAATATCGAATAAACCGAGGTGAATGGTATTCTACAGACGAAGGAATAAACTCCATTCCTTTTAACAAGCTCAACCCTGGAAATTATCAGATTGAGGTAAGGGCTAGCTGCAATGGCATTGTCTCCAAGGGTACAAAAGTAATAGATATTACGGTAGAATCACCATGGTATGCAACAACATTGGCATATATAATATATGCCGCACTGATAATCATACTTATATATTTCATATTCAGATATTATGAAAGACGTAGGATCGCTGATCTTGAAGAGCAGAAAATGAGATTTCTCATTGATGCTACTCATGATATACGCTCTCCGTTAACATTGATAATGAGCCCATTGGAAAAACTAAAGCGTAAGATTACTGATATTGACAGTCTGGGAGAAATAAATATCATTGACCGTAATGCTCAAAGACTGTTACTGTTGGTAAATCAAATTCTTGACGAACGGAAAATCGACAAAAATCAAATGCAACTACACTGTGATGAGACTGACCTAGTAGAATTCACTCGCAGTATTATTGCTTTATATTCATATAACGCAAAAGAAAGGAACATAAATATTTCTTTGGAGGCATCACAGAAAAAGATAAATGTATGGATTGATCGCATTAACTTTGACAAGATTATTAATAATTTGATGTCAAATGCTATAAAATACACTTTTGACAATGGAACCATAGATGTGTTAATAACTTGTGACAGCTCAAAGGCGACGCTCAAAATAACAGATTCTGGGATCGGAATAAAAAATGAAGACGCAGGAAAACTATTTGATCGTTTCTATCAAGGAAAAAATACGAAAGGATTTCATATTGCCGGTACAGGTATTGGCTTGAACTTATGCAAAGCATTGGTAAACATGCACGGAGGAAACATAAAGGCATATAATAGATGTGACGGCCAAAAGGGCACATGTATGGAAATAAATATTCCACTTGGAAATGCTCATCTTAAACCAGAAGAAATAGAACCAACTGGTAAAGATAATATAAATGAAATCGCATCACAAACACATAAGAAAAGCGCCAATAAAGATTTCAGAATCTTAATCGTTGACGACGACCACGAAATTGCGACATATATTATAAACGAACTGGGCGGATGGTATAAGTTCGATTATGCGTCAAATGGAAGGGAAGGATTAAGCAAACTACTTTCTTCTGAATTTAATTTGGTTATAAGTGATGTGATGATGCCTGAAATGGATGGCATAACCATGCTTAAAAAAATAAAAGGGAACAGTAAGATTAGTGACATCCCTGTAATACTTCTTACCTCGAAGAGTAATGTTGACAATCGTCTTGAAGGATTAAAACGTGGCGCTGATGCTTTTCTTGCCAAACCATTCAGCATGGAAGAGCTACATATCCTAATTGACAATCTGGTCGATAACGTCAGAAGGCTTAAGGGTAAATTCTCAGGTGCATTGGAGCAAGAAGATAAAATGGCAAAAATAGAAGTAAAAGGTAACAACGCCATACTTATGGACAAGGTGATGAAATGTATCAACGAAAATATCAGCGATCCAGACTTTAATGTAGAAAAGCTCGTCGAAAGTGTGGGTATGAGTAGAGCGCAGCTACATCGTAAACTGAAAGAAATTACAGGTGTAAGCACCGGTGAATTCATAAGAAATCTACGATTAGAGCAAGCTGCTCAACTGATTATTCAAGGAGAAATCAACATATCCCAGGTAGCTTATGCCGTAGGTTTCAATAATCAGACCCATTTTTCAACTGTATTTAAAAAACACTTTGGGGTAGCCCCATCTGAATATTTTGAGACGAAACATAAAGAATAG